Proteins found in one Thermaerobacter subterraneus DSM 13965 genomic segment:
- a CDS encoding DUF4340 domain-containing protein codes for MSRRSRRRGPVQQAFLGLFLLVVAAGLAVYAWATRDRQPGDGEAGEGETAVVWDAGDAAVREVVIEGEDGRIVLRPGPPPELVVSPDRPFAGQGPVAADTIDGLLSSRRWWIHQPGPYPVADEYATTIADNLRRLVAQRVVAEDVPEGELAQYGLDRPATRVTVRFAGQGEARVLELGARSPLTGGGTYARLEGGRQVYLIAPGVADTLQLPPGQLRETMFLPFNDERVRRVEVDWNGRRLVFVREEGGTSWSMERDGRPVGKQDSSQLSELWFALHQWRAAGFAADQGDEPAAQRRYGLAEPYGRIRLEFQPAPGQQAAPWLEIRVGAPAEEGGRFVMTSEGPWVYRLDPDDLSYLEDQVLPALEKPVEEGEAGGQAGQGQDGGQAGQEAQEDQAGRGQGAGSD; via the coding sequence ATGAGCCGCCGCAGTCGCCGCCGCGGGCCGGTTCAGCAGGCCTTCCTGGGGCTGTTCCTGCTGGTGGTGGCGGCCGGCCTGGCGGTGTACGCCTGGGCCACCCGGGACCGGCAGCCCGGCGACGGGGAGGCCGGTGAGGGCGAGACGGCCGTCGTGTGGGATGCCGGCGATGCCGCGGTGCGCGAGGTGGTGATCGAGGGCGAGGACGGCCGGATCGTCCTGCGTCCGGGCCCGCCGCCGGAGCTAGTGGTGTCGCCCGACCGGCCCTTCGCCGGCCAGGGGCCGGTGGCCGCGGATACCATCGACGGCCTGCTGTCCAGCCGCCGCTGGTGGATCCACCAGCCGGGCCCGTACCCCGTGGCCGACGAGTATGCCACCACCATCGCCGACAACCTGCGCCGGCTGGTGGCCCAGCGGGTGGTGGCCGAGGACGTCCCCGAAGGCGAGCTGGCCCAGTACGGCCTGGACCGGCCGGCCACCCGGGTCACGGTCCGTTTTGCCGGCCAGGGCGAAGCCCGGGTGCTGGAACTGGGGGCCCGGAGCCCCCTCACGGGCGGCGGCACCTACGCGCGTCTTGAGGGCGGCCGCCAGGTGTACCTCATCGCCCCGGGGGTGGCGGACACCCTGCAGCTGCCCCCCGGCCAGCTGCGGGAAACCATGTTCCTCCCCTTCAACGACGAGCGGGTCCGGCGGGTGGAAGTCGACTGGAACGGCCGGCGGCTGGTGTTCGTGCGGGAGGAAGGGGGCACCAGCTGGTCGATGGAGCGGGACGGCCGGCCGGTGGGCAAGCAGGACAGCAGCCAGCTGTCGGAGCTCTGGTTCGCCCTGCACCAGTGGCGCGCCGCCGGCTTCGCCGCCGACCAGGGGGACGAACCCGCCGCCCAGCGGCGGTACGGCCTGGCGGAGCCCTACGGCCGGATCCGCCTGGAGTTCCAGCCGGCGCCGGGCCAGCAGGCGGCACCGTGGCTGGAGATCCGGGTGGGCGCCCCGGCGGAGGAGGGCGGCCGCTTCGTGATGACCAGCGAGGGGCCGTGGGTGTACCGGCTCGATCCCGACGACCTGTCCTACCTGGAAGATCAGGTGCTGCCTGCCCTGGAGAAGCCGGTGGAAGAGGGCGAGGCCGGCGGCCAGGCGGGCCAGGGGCAGGACGGCGGGCAGGCGGGACAGGAGGCGCAGGAGGACCAGGCCGGGCGGGGGCAGGGGGCTGGAAGCGACTAG
- a CDS encoding GldG family protein yields the protein MAERADAHRRRVLWRGTNTAVLTVAVLALLVLANVFAARYSWRYDATAQKIYSLSPSTHQVLSELDQDVTLYGFLQSGSAEGDTLRRILELYDRNSDRIRLEVVDPEREPATARRYEVDTYNTVVVESGDDYRKIDPLSLFGYGAGGGLEIRAEQAITRALLDLTGRGGKKVYFLTGHGEGTPGGELATLGRLLEGEALAVETLNLAQKGEVPADAAVVAIAGPTRDLLEEERQRLEEYVQRGGRLLVLYGPVPNQPRLEQLERLLATVGVDAAADVVVDPERAFLGQDPLSPMPLLGSHPIVDPLQRGDLVLVLPGSRSLAPREDTQLTTTELLHTSDAAWGETDLRARAVRQDSQDRPGPLALALAVEGELGQGTAGTGGNGQEGGAGDQEAASGTAGQGEDAGSEAAEPAGGPRPVAVVVGSAAFVANDYLDRVPGNRDFVVNAVNWLVGSEERLTIRPKELASTPIVLTPGAVVGIFYGLVLGFPALVALVGLGIWWRRRHA from the coding sequence ATGGCCGAACGGGCCGATGCCCATCGCCGCCGGGTCCTGTGGCGGGGGACGAACACGGCCGTCCTGACGGTGGCCGTCCTGGCCCTTCTGGTGCTGGCCAATGTGTTCGCCGCCCGCTACTCGTGGCGGTACGATGCGACGGCGCAAAAGATCTACTCCCTCTCGCCTTCAACCCACCAGGTCTTGAGCGAGCTCGACCAGGACGTCACCCTCTACGGGTTCCTCCAGTCCGGATCGGCCGAGGGTGACACCCTGCGCCGCATCCTGGAGCTGTACGACCGGAACTCGGACCGGATCCGGCTCGAGGTGGTCGACCCGGAGCGGGAACCCGCCACGGCCCGCCGGTACGAGGTGGACACCTACAACACCGTGGTGGTGGAGTCGGGCGACGACTACCGCAAGATCGACCCGCTCAGCCTGTTCGGCTACGGTGCGGGCGGCGGCCTGGAGATCCGCGCGGAGCAGGCCATCACCCGCGCTCTCCTGGATCTGACGGGCCGTGGCGGCAAGAAGGTGTACTTCCTGACGGGCCACGGCGAGGGCACGCCCGGCGGGGAGCTGGCGACCCTGGGCCGGTTGCTGGAGGGTGAGGCGCTGGCCGTGGAGACCCTCAACCTGGCCCAGAAGGGCGAGGTGCCTGCCGACGCCGCCGTGGTGGCCATCGCCGGTCCCACCCGCGATCTTCTCGAGGAAGAACGCCAGCGCCTGGAGGAGTACGTCCAACGCGGCGGGCGGCTGCTGGTCCTCTACGGCCCGGTGCCCAACCAGCCGCGCCTGGAGCAGCTGGAACGGTTGCTGGCGACCGTGGGGGTCGACGCCGCGGCGGACGTGGTGGTCGACCCGGAGCGGGCCTTCCTGGGGCAGGATCCTCTCTCGCCCATGCCGCTTTTGGGCAGCCATCCCATCGTCGACCCCCTGCAGCGGGGCGACCTGGTGCTGGTCCTTCCCGGCAGCCGCAGCCTGGCGCCCAGGGAGGACACCCAGCTGACCACCACCGAGCTGCTCCATACCAGCGACGCAGCGTGGGGCGAGACGGATCTGCGGGCCCGGGCCGTCCGGCAGGACAGCCAGGACCGGCCCGGCCCGCTGGCGCTGGCCCTGGCGGTGGAAGGGGAGCTGGGCCAGGGGACGGCCGGTACCGGTGGGAACGGGCAAGAGGGCGGCGCCGGCGATCAGGAGGCCGCCTCAGGAACCGCCGGGCAAGGGGAGGATGCGGGGTCCGAGGCGGCGGAGCCGGCCGGCGGCCCGCGCCCGGTGGCGGTGGTGGTCGGCAGTGCCGCCTTCGTCGCCAATGACTACCTGGACCGGGTGCCCGGCAACCGGGACTTCGTGGTCAACGCCGTCAACTGGCTGGTGGGGTCCGAAGAGCGGCTGACCATCCGGCCCAAGGAGCTGGCGTCCACGCCCATCGTCCTGACCCCCGGCGCGGTGGTGGGCATCTTCTACGGCCTGGTGCTGGGCTTCCCGGCCCTGGTGGCGCTGGTGGGGCTCGGCATCTGGTGGAGGAGGCGGCACGCATGA
- a CDS encoding ABC transporter permease — MGWHGLLALWRKDVLSFWLSPLWWVVAAVFLALTGWYYLAVVASFQAPDLRFLLDHMVVLLLFVVPALTMRSWAEEQQRGTAELLLTSPITLNQAVLAKFLAVLTLLTVLLLVTGIYPAVTAAYGGVEWPMLLVGYLGVWLVAATFAAAGVLASTLSDSQVIAAVAGFGILLALYMLDWAAGSVGGTTGDVLRAASVWENLSDFINGVLDTRRLVYFVTLIAGFLFLAVRNVERRTWAA; from the coding sequence GTGGGCTGGCACGGGCTTCTGGCCCTGTGGCGCAAGGACGTGCTGTCCTTCTGGCTGTCCCCCCTGTGGTGGGTGGTGGCCGCCGTCTTCCTGGCCCTGACGGGCTGGTACTACCTGGCCGTGGTGGCCAGCTTTCAGGCGCCCGACCTGCGCTTCCTGCTCGACCACATGGTGGTGCTGCTGCTGTTCGTGGTGCCCGCGCTGACCATGCGCTCCTGGGCCGAGGAGCAGCAACGGGGCACCGCGGAACTCCTGCTGACCTCGCCCATCACCCTGAACCAGGCGGTGCTGGCCAAGTTTCTGGCCGTGCTGACCCTGCTGACCGTCCTCCTGCTGGTGACGGGGATCTACCCGGCCGTCACCGCCGCCTACGGCGGGGTGGAGTGGCCCATGCTGCTGGTCGGCTATCTGGGTGTGTGGCTGGTGGCCGCCACCTTTGCCGCCGCGGGCGTGCTGGCCTCGACCCTGAGCGACAGCCAGGTGATCGCCGCCGTGGCCGGGTTCGGCATCCTGCTGGCCCTCTACATGCTGGACTGGGCCGCCGGCTCCGTCGGCGGGACCACCGGCGACGTGCTGCGCGCCGCCTCGGTCTGGGAGAACCTGAGCGATTTCATCAACGGGGTGCTGGACACCCGGCGCCTGGTCTATTTCGTCACGCTGATCGCCGGCTTTTTGTTCCTGGCCGTGCGCAACGTGGAGCGGCGCACCTGGGCCGCTTGA
- a CDS encoding ABC transporter ATP-binding protein, translating into MIEVSRVSKRFGEHRAVTDLTFTVQRGEIVGLLGPNGAGKTTTMRLITGYMPPSAGTIRVAGFDTWEEPLEVKRRVGYLPENPPVYPDMTVESYLLFVAALKGVPRPRRRAEAQEAAERTGVAHVWKRLIGNLSRGYRQRVGLAQALVGKPDVLILDEPTVGLDPAQIVEVRQLIRDLAGEHTVILSSHILPEVRQTCQRVLIMNRGRLVAQDTPEGLTRALQGGTALQLAVKGPAEAVARRLRELDGVEAVRLLEPGPRTAAPAPAGAGAAPGDRTGPEPEAVVRLEVTARGRDVREPIFYAMAAERWPILEMRPLEMTLEEIFMQLVTDEPAPSAPGEQGRGGAAAGDRRGRRPAAGAARR; encoded by the coding sequence ATGATCGAGGTTTCCCGCGTGAGCAAGCGCTTCGGCGAGCACCGGGCGGTGACGGATCTGACCTTCACCGTCCAGCGGGGCGAGATCGTCGGCTTGCTGGGGCCCAACGGCGCGGGCAAGACGACCACCATGCGCCTCATCACGGGGTACATGCCGCCCAGCGCCGGCACCATCCGGGTGGCCGGGTTCGACACCTGGGAAGAACCCCTGGAAGTCAAACGGCGGGTAGGCTACTTGCCGGAGAATCCGCCGGTCTACCCCGACATGACGGTGGAGTCCTACCTGCTGTTCGTCGCGGCCCTCAAGGGCGTGCCCCGGCCCCGGCGGCGGGCGGAGGCCCAGGAAGCGGCCGAGCGCACCGGCGTCGCCCACGTGTGGAAGCGCCTCATCGGCAACCTGTCCCGGGGTTACCGGCAGCGGGTCGGCCTGGCCCAGGCCCTGGTGGGCAAGCCCGATGTGCTGATCCTGGACGAGCCCACCGTGGGCTTGGATCCTGCCCAGATCGTGGAGGTGCGCCAGCTGATCCGCGACCTGGCCGGGGAGCACACGGTGATCCTGAGCTCCCACATCCTGCCGGAAGTGCGCCAGACCTGCCAGCGGGTGCTGATCATGAACCGGGGCCGCCTGGTGGCCCAGGACACGCCGGAAGGCCTGACCCGGGCGCTCCAGGGCGGAACGGCCCTCCAGCTGGCCGTCAAGGGGCCTGCCGAGGCGGTGGCCCGCCGGTTGCGGGAGCTGGACGGCGTGGAAGCCGTGCGGCTGCTGGAGCCCGGCCCCAGGACGGCGGCCCCGGCCCCGGCCGGGGCGGGAGCCGCGCCCGGTGACCGGACGGGCCCGGAGCCCGAAGCGGTGGTCCGGCTGGAGGTGACGGCGCGGGGCCGGGACGTGCGCGAGCCGATCTTCTACGCCATGGCCGCCGAGCGCTGGCCCATCCTGGAGATGCGCCCCCTAGAGATGACCCTGGAGGAGATCTTCATGCAGCTGGTGACCGACGAACCGGCGCCTTCCGCCCCGGGCGAGCAAGGGCGGGGCGGGGCGGCGGCCGGCGACCGGCGGGGTCGCCGCCCGGCCGCAGGCGCCGCCAGGAGGTGA
- a CDS encoding polysaccharide deacetylase family protein, which produces MAAGGRGRRGPAGARRWRWAAGWILLIAAAMALGKAGWSPFRLLPWSGRGDGLPARAAPDVWVGPVAVGGWPRQQVESWLAGLARQVAMPPEDARLDPANRAVIPGAAGLALDVPASLEAILRARRGSRVDLAFRALPPRQDLDDFPAEPVYHGNRRKQAVTFLVNVAWGEEYLPAMLDALAQGGARVTFFPVGRWAESHPDLVAAMVRGGHELGNHGYSDALDLEGAPAETVLADLRRGAEAVARAAGVDPVSIRFYSTHRGVRTAAVEQAAAAAGVRLIYWSLDTVDWMKPAPEVMARRIVTQAQPGDLILMHPTAVTVQALPAMIQGLQRRGLAIVPLGQLLSPLPAGEADPAFRPLVPPGPVLAGRLDPPPFGPNPAGPGRAEEGFLSVPPAPSLR; this is translated from the coding sequence ATGGCGGCAGGTGGTCGTGGCCGGCGGGGACCTGCAGGGGCCCGGCGGTGGCGGTGGGCGGCGGGGTGGATCCTGCTCATCGCGGCGGCCATGGCGCTGGGAAAGGCGGGCTGGTCCCCTTTCCGGCTGCTGCCGTGGAGCGGCCGTGGCGACGGTTTGCCCGCCCGGGCCGCCCCGGATGTATGGGTCGGGCCGGTGGCCGTGGGCGGCTGGCCCCGGCAGCAGGTGGAGTCCTGGCTGGCCGGCCTGGCCCGGCAGGTGGCCATGCCGCCTGAGGATGCCCGCCTGGATCCGGCCAACCGGGCGGTCATCCCCGGCGCCGCCGGCCTGGCCCTGGACGTTCCCGCCAGCCTGGAGGCCATTCTGCGGGCGCGCCGGGGCAGCCGGGTCGACCTGGCCTTCCGGGCCCTCCCGCCGCGACAGGACCTGGACGATTTTCCCGCCGAGCCCGTCTACCACGGCAACCGCCGCAAGCAGGCCGTCACCTTCCTGGTCAACGTGGCCTGGGGCGAGGAGTACCTGCCCGCCATGCTGGATGCCCTTGCCCAGGGCGGCGCCCGGGTGACCTTCTTCCCGGTGGGGCGCTGGGCCGAATCCCATCCCGACCTGGTGGCGGCCATGGTCCGGGGCGGCCATGAGCTGGGCAACCACGGCTACTCCGATGCCCTCGACCTGGAAGGGGCACCCGCAGAGACCGTGCTGGCCGACCTGCGCCGCGGGGCGGAGGCGGTGGCCCGGGCGGCGGGGGTCGACCCGGTGTCCATCCGCTTCTACAGCACCCACCGGGGGGTGCGCACCGCCGCCGTGGAGCAGGCGGCGGCCGCGGCCGGCGTGCGGTTGATCTACTGGAGCCTCGATACCGTGGACTGGATGAAACCGGCTCCCGAGGTCATGGCCCGCCGCATCGTGACCCAGGCCCAGCCCGGCGACCTCATCCTGATGCACCCCACGGCGGTGACGGTCCAGGCCCTGCCCGCCATGATCCAGGGCCTCCAGCGGCGGGGCCTTGCCATCGTGCCCCTGGGCCAGTTGCTCTCGCCCCTGCCCGCCGGCGAGGCGGATCCCGCCTTCCGCCCCCTGGTGCCCCCGGGGCCCGTCTTGGCCGGGCGGCTTGACCCGCCGCCTTTCGGTCCTAACCCGGCCGGTCCCGGCCGCGCGGAAGAGGGATTCCTGTCCGTCCCGCCGGCCCCCTCCCTGCGGTAA